The segment GGGGCATCCTCACCGACCCGGCCGCACACCGCCCGCTGCTGGTCCGCACCGCGATCCTCGGCCTGACCGCGGCCGTCGCCGGCGGCCTGCCGGTCGGTCTCGCCGTCGGCCACTTCTGGGAGCCGACCGCCGTGGCCGAACTGTGGGCGCTCTCCGCCCTGCACGCGGTGACCGGCGTCGCCGGCGGCCTCGGCTACGCCGCCCTGATCGGGCTGGCGGCGATCCGGATCGGCAACCGTCCCGGGCCGGTCACCCGCGCCCTGGTCGCCACCGGGCAGCGGTCGCTGAGCTGCTACCTGTTCCAGTCGGTGGTGTTCGTGGCGCTGCTGACGCCGTGGACCCTCGGGCTCGGCGCGACGATCGGCACCGCCACGGTCGCGGCGATCGCGCTCGGCACCTGGCTGGTGTCGGTGCTGCTCGCCGACGCGATGCGCCGGGCCGGGCAGCGTGGACCGGCCGAAGTGCTGTTGCGGCGGCTCACCTACCGAACGGGCAAGATGGCGGGGTGACCTCGGTGGAGGAACAGCTGGGCCGGCAACGGGAGCACCGGTGGAATCAGGCGTGGGCGCTTCTCCCGTACGGATTATTGCTCGTCGCCTGTGGTTTGTCGGTCTTCTCCGATGATGTCGGCCCTCAGCAGCACCTGATCACCCTTGTGGTCGCCGGCGCCCTCGCGGTCTGGCACTGGTGGTTCATCCTGGCCCACCCGGACTGGTGGGAGCGCCGGACCGCCCTGATGACCACCTACTTCGTGGGTGTCCTGGCCTTCACCGTCGTGCTGCTGCAGCGCAGCGACGCGTTCCAGGTGTTCGTGCCGGCCGGCTACGTGCTCGCGTTCGTGGCTCTGCCGGGATGGCTGGCCTACGCCGGCGTGGTGGCGGCGAACCTCCCGGCGCTGATCGTCGACAGCTCCGACCCGCTGATCGCCTTCGGCGTCGCCACCCCGTTCGCCGCCCTGATCGGCACCATGGTCCGGCTGACGGAACGGGAAGCCATCCGTCGGCGGGAACTGCTCGCGGAGAACGCGAGGCTCGCCCGCGAGGCCGGCGTCGCCGAGGAACGGGCCCGGATGGCCCGGGAGATCCACGACACCGTCGCCCAGGGCCTGACCGGCATCGTCACCCAGCTCGAAGCGCTCGGCGACCTGCCGTCCCCGGCACGCGGCCGGGTGGACACCGCTCGTACGCTGGCCCGCAACAGCCTCGTGGAGGTGCGCCGGTCGATCGAGGCGCTGCGGCCCGGCCCGTTGCAGAACGCCCGGCTCGGCGAGGCCACCCGGCAGGCGGTGGCGTCGTGGAGCGCGCAGTACGACGTGCCCGCCAACTTCACCGTCACCGGAACCCCGCTGCCGGTGCACTCCGAACTCGAGGTCACCCTGCTGCGGGCCGCCCAGGAAGCCCTGTCGAATGTCGGCCGGCACGCCCGCGCCTCCCGCGTGGACGTCACCCTGTCGTACATGGAGGATGTCATCGTGCTGGACGTACGCGACGACGGGACGGGCTTCGACCCCACGACG is part of the Actinoplanes sp. NBC_00393 genome and harbors:
- a CDS encoding sensor histidine kinase, whose protein sequence is MLVACGLSVFSDDVGPQQHLITLVVAGALAVWHWWFILAHPDWWERRTALMTTYFVGVLAFTVVLLQRSDAFQVFVPAGYVLAFVALPGWLAYAGVVAANLPALIVDSSDPLIAFGVATPFAALIGTMVRLTEREAIRRRELLAENARLAREAGVAEERARMAREIHDTVAQGLTGIVTQLEALGDLPSPARGRVDTARTLARNSLVEVRRSIEALRPGPLQNARLGEATRQAVASWSAQYDVPANFTVTGTPLPVHSELEVTLLRAAQEALSNVGRHARASRVDVTLSYMEDVIVLDVRDDGTGFDPTTAGGFGLTALRQRVDALAGSVDIESAPGAGTAVSVTVPVIEGER